The following are encoded together in the Pectobacterium wasabiae CFBP 3304 genome:
- a CDS encoding DUF799 domain-containing protein: MNRFLGLCGLVFALLLTGCAKPVPYDYTSFKQSKPKSILVLPPVNHSPDVKASYSLVSQVTYPLAESGYYVLPVAVVDETFKQNGLSTASDIHALSTVKLHQIFGADAALYLDVKEYGTSYIVINSETRVSADARLVDLRTGKLLWSGSATASSNEQQSNSNGGIIGILVQAAVNQIADTISDKGHDIAGVTSARLLAAGRSRGMLYGPRSLQYGKEAY, encoded by the coding sequence ATGAATCGTTTCTTAGGATTATGTGGTCTGGTTTTTGCGCTACTGCTAACTGGCTGTGCTAAACCCGTGCCTTATGACTACACGTCATTTAAGCAGAGCAAGCCTAAGTCTATTCTGGTCTTGCCGCCGGTTAACCATTCTCCTGATGTAAAAGCAAGTTATAGCCTAGTTTCACAGGTCACCTATCCGTTGGCAGAGTCGGGCTATTACGTATTGCCTGTTGCAGTAGTGGATGAAACGTTCAAACAGAATGGTTTGTCTACCGCGTCGGATATCCATGCGCTGAGCACGGTGAAGCTACACCAAATCTTTGGTGCCGATGCTGCGTTATATCTGGATGTGAAAGAATACGGTACGTCTTACATCGTGATTAATAGCGAAACTCGCGTTTCTGCGGATGCACGTCTGGTTGATCTGCGTACCGGTAAATTGTTGTGGAGCGGAAGTGCAACGGCTTCCAGCAATGAGCAGCAGTCAAACTCTAACGGCGGCATCATCGGTATTTTGGTGCAGGCTGCGGTGAATCAAATCGCGGACACGATCTCCGACAAAGGCCATGATATTGCGGGTGTGACTAGCGCCCGTCTGCTGGCTGCGGGCCGTTCGCGCGGTATGCTGTACGGACCTCGTTCACTGCAATACGGTAAAGAAGCCTACTGA
- a CDS encoding GGDEF domain-containing protein, translated as MKIRAYELLIIFSSTLMMSYLGLSFRLLDDTSLFWPADILLFCFLIRYRSRDKSTKNKLLHSVILCIVGFFGMLLPAIHLESNQSFFEKIIHCAVSSVFFITAWMTLITLLKVRGKSHSLLSKNYIFFIFISISIGSIFSAVFYGLYLSAITTNENVFILSRKWFSEELSSGIIFVFLFLNITKKVKNILNISKDSIKKTIKKPFFILYSIIIIFCIVSLNITLSVLAILPLLYLSLSHSFNKIIIMCAATGIALNYIYINRLIVIHDKIEKEYLLELSYLFKINTSVIIITVLTASFFINKNRKNIKRIELISNHDALTGMLNRRSLNQHMMNIINSMRDGENKIMSLLVLDIDHFKKINDTYGHAIGDNVIRGFSTALKQYTRPQDLLCRWGGEEFLIIMQGLSVNDCLDIAERIRSIIEGSSLAISNGHVVRCTTSIGVSFFHLEKIEDFHNAFKEADKLLYIAKEQGRNRVNSDTNINSVKKLIS; from the coding sequence ATGAAAATTCGCGCATATGAATTATTAATTATTTTCAGTTCAACCTTAATGATGAGTTACTTAGGTTTGTCTTTTAGGCTACTTGATGACACCTCTCTATTCTGGCCAGCAGACATTCTGTTATTTTGCTTTCTTATACGCTATCGTAGTCGAGATAAAAGCACAAAAAACAAATTATTGCATAGTGTTATTTTATGCATAGTCGGTTTTTTCGGCATGCTACTACCCGCAATTCACCTTGAAAGTAATCAATCTTTTTTTGAAAAAATCATTCACTGCGCGGTAAGCTCAGTTTTTTTTATTACCGCATGGATGACATTAATAACTCTTTTAAAGGTAAGAGGTAAGTCGCATAGCCTATTAAGTAAAAACTATATTTTCTTTATATTTATTTCCATTTCTATAGGATCTATTTTTTCAGCGGTATTTTATGGGTTATATTTATCCGCAATAACCACTAATGAAAATGTTTTTATTCTTTCAAGAAAGTGGTTTAGTGAAGAACTAAGCTCTGGTATTATTTTCGTTTTTTTATTTCTAAACATAACAAAGAAAGTAAAAAACATCCTTAACATATCAAAGGATTCAATTAAAAAAACCATCAAAAAACCATTTTTTATACTATACTCTATCATTATTATTTTTTGCATCGTTTCTTTAAATATCACCCTAAGTGTATTGGCAATATTGCCATTACTTTACCTTTCTTTATCTCACTCATTTAACAAAATCATTATCATGTGCGCTGCAACTGGCATTGCACTGAATTACATTTATATAAACAGATTAATAGTCATTCATGACAAAATAGAAAAAGAGTATTTGCTCGAATTATCTTACTTATTTAAAATCAATACATCTGTTATTATCATTACCGTACTTACCGCTTCTTTTTTTATTAACAAAAACAGAAAAAACATAAAAAGAATAGAGTTAATCAGTAACCATGATGCGCTAACTGGCATGTTAAATAGACGTTCACTCAATCAACACATGATGAATATCATTAATTCCATGCGTGATGGAGAGAATAAAATAATGTCTCTACTTGTTCTTGATATTGACCATTTTAAAAAAATTAACGACACCTATGGACATGCGATAGGCGATAATGTCATCAGAGGGTTTTCTACAGCCCTTAAGCAATATACCCGACCTCAAGACTTGCTATGCCGATGGGGAGGGGAAGAGTTTTTAATAATAATGCAAGGCCTCTCAGTAAATGACTGCTTAGATATCGCAGAGAGAATACGATCTATTATAGAAGGGTCTTCATTAGCTATTTCAAATGGCCATGTTGTTCGATGCACAACCAGTATAGGTGTAAGTTTTTTTCATCTGGAAAAAATTGAAGATTTCCATAACGCATTTAAAGAAGCCGACAAATTATTGTACATAGCCAAAGAACAAGGACGTAATCGCGTAAATTCAGACACGAATATAAATTCGGTAAAAAAACTAATCTCATGA
- the pgaC gene encoding poly-beta-1,6-N-acetyl-D-glucosamine synthase — protein sequence MIERILAFLILCLMLGIPFGVMFSFTGDVILNFTFFWPLFMSGLWITGGLYFWFHHERHWRWGEGVIPDEPAGRPLVSILIPCYNEGPNVCETIEAALAQRYTHIEVIAVNDGSNDDTGEVLDRLADQYDKLRVIHLAHNQGKALALQTACVAAQSDLLVCVDGDALLDPDAVAYLVNPLINNPRVGAVTGNPRIRTRSTLVGRIQVGEFSSIIGLIKRTQRVYGKVFTVSGVIAAFRRSALAEVGYWSTDMITEDIDISWKLQLRHWTIFFEPRALCWILMPEKLSGLWKQRLRWAQGGAEVFLKNFRHLWSWRYRRMWPLFLEYSISILWAFTYAMSVLLYLLGFLIELPDGIRVETLFPPAFTGMMIGVVCLIQFAVSMLIERRYEKDIGKYLFWVIWYPMVYWTLSLLTSLVSFPKVMLRSRKKRARWESPDRGIERG from the coding sequence ATGATAGAGCGAATTTTAGCTTTCTTAATCTTATGTCTGATGCTCGGTATCCCTTTTGGTGTGATGTTCTCTTTTACGGGGGATGTCATTCTAAACTTTACCTTTTTCTGGCCTTTGTTTATGTCTGGGCTATGGATAACGGGTGGGCTGTATTTCTGGTTTCACCATGAACGCCATTGGCGCTGGGGAGAGGGGGTGATACCCGATGAGCCAGCCGGACGTCCGTTAGTTTCTATCTTGATCCCCTGTTATAACGAGGGGCCTAACGTGTGCGAAACGATTGAAGCGGCATTAGCACAACGTTATACCCATATCGAGGTGATAGCGGTGAATGACGGCTCTAATGATGATACGGGAGAGGTGCTCGATCGGTTGGCGGATCAATATGACAAACTGCGAGTCATTCATCTTGCGCATAATCAGGGCAAAGCGTTGGCGCTGCAAACCGCGTGTGTAGCGGCCCAGAGCGATCTGCTGGTGTGTGTTGATGGCGATGCGCTTCTCGATCCCGATGCTGTCGCCTACTTGGTTAACCCATTAATCAATAACCCACGGGTCGGTGCAGTAACGGGAAACCCAAGGATAAGGACGCGCTCGACGCTGGTTGGCCGTATTCAGGTTGGCGAATTCTCCTCAATTATTGGTTTAATCAAACGTACACAGCGGGTTTACGGCAAAGTTTTCACGGTTTCTGGCGTCATCGCTGCTTTTCGTCGCAGTGCACTAGCAGAGGTTGGCTACTGGAGTACCGATATGATCACGGAAGATATTGATATCAGTTGGAAGCTGCAATTGCGCCATTGGACGATATTTTTTGAGCCAAGAGCGCTGTGTTGGATTCTGATGCCAGAAAAGCTCTCTGGCTTATGGAAGCAACGGCTGCGCTGGGCGCAAGGCGGTGCGGAAGTCTTTTTAAAAAACTTCCGTCATCTATGGTCATGGCGCTATCGCCGAATGTGGCCGTTGTTCCTCGAATATTCTATTTCAATATTATGGGCCTTCACCTATGCCATGAGTGTCTTATTGTATTTATTAGGTTTTTTAATAGAACTGCCTGATGGCATTCGGGTGGAAACGCTCTTTCCTCCCGCATTTACCGGCATGATGATCGGGGTTGTCTGTTTAATCCAGTTTGCGGTCAGTATGTTGATCGAACGACGTTATGAGAAAGACATTGGTAAATATCTGTTCTGGGTGATCTGGTATCCAATGGTGTATTGGACGTTGAGCCTTCTTACCAGCCTGGTCAGTTTTCCCAAAGTCATGCTACGTTCCCGTAAAAAACGCGCGCGTTGGGAAAGCCCCGATCGTGGTATTGAAAGAGGATAA
- a CDS encoding WYL domain-containing protein has product MKGRSWGLERRLQFIDFRLRWSGHINRTDLTSFFGLSIPQASLDIAKYLEIAPHNLIYDRRTKTYTATPAFSAVYPQNSAQRYLAELLAMKTGVLEADASFIESAPEVCWIHVPLNTYNEQVVEVIVRAIREKKAVSIRYQSSSSMDNSPRLISPHALGNDGLRWRVRAYCHIEQRFTDFILTRILNVEGIEPSTVDPTNDYPWHTYLQLILAPSDKLPLAHQRALELEYGMTHGELNISCRLACLHETLSRFHISLINENNDKDQLFILKNKEDIQVFLGA; this is encoded by the coding sequence GTGAAAGGGCGCAGTTGGGGGCTGGAGCGTCGGCTTCAATTCATCGACTTTCGGTTACGGTGGAGTGGGCACATAAATCGTACAGATCTAACGTCTTTTTTTGGGCTATCGATCCCTCAGGCGTCGCTCGACATCGCTAAATATCTTGAGATCGCCCCCCATAATCTGATCTACGATCGGCGCACCAAAACTTACACAGCTACGCCAGCATTCTCTGCGGTCTACCCACAGAATTCAGCCCAACGCTATCTGGCGGAATTATTGGCAATGAAGACGGGTGTCCTTGAAGCGGACGCCAGCTTCATTGAGTCTGCTCCAGAGGTGTGTTGGATTCATGTCCCGCTCAACACCTACAATGAACAGGTTGTTGAAGTCATTGTCAGGGCCATTCGTGAAAAAAAGGCGGTGAGCATCCGCTATCAATCCTCATCATCCATGGATAATTCGCCACGGCTCATTTCCCCACACGCTTTAGGCAATGATGGATTACGGTGGCGAGTGCGTGCCTACTGCCATATCGAGCAACGGTTTACTGACTTCATTCTTACGCGAATCCTTAACGTTGAAGGTATCGAGCCCTCGACAGTCGATCCCACTAACGATTATCCGTGGCATACCTATCTTCAGTTAATTTTGGCCCCTAGCGATAAACTACCACTGGCACATCAGCGCGCGTTAGAACTGGAATATGGTATGACCCATGGTGAGTTGAATATATCCTGCCGTCTGGCATGCTTACATGAAACGCTCAGCCGATTCCACATCAGTTTAATAAATGAAAATAATGATAAAGATCAGCTATTTATATTGAAGAATAAAGAGGATATTCAAGTATTTCTGGGAGCGTAA
- the pgaB gene encoding poly-beta-1,6-N-acetyl-D-glucosamine N-deacetylase PgaB: MLFIRLRNFVMVLGVLMIAACAHPVDVKYSSPAERPVLVKELPWKTNQYIVIAYHDVADEGADQRFMAVRTSALNEHFVWLRENGYHPVSVDEILAAGSGGKPLPDRAVLLTFDDGYSSFYHRVYPLLKAYGWPAVLAPVGRWLDTPENQPVDFSGVQIPRDHFLTWQQVSEMAQSGLVEIGAHTYDLHKGIQANPQGNMEPAAVTRRYFPESKRYETRDEYRQRFAHDTDLITQRIADATGKKPRVWVWPYGAVGGDALNIVKQRGYQLALTLGSGPASADSPYNVPRILINNNPDVQRFALLVSYAREHERIRVAHIDLDYVYDTDKAQQSRNVDALIQRIADLRINTVYLQAFSDPKGDGNVQSLYFPNRWMPVREDLFNHVAWQLASRALVRVYAWMPVLAFDMDDKTLQRVERIDSESEQRSINPSQYRRLSLWDSKARSRILDIYEDLSAYTMFGGILFHDDAVLAEDEDASHQAIQAYQEAGFPDTIANIRRDPQLTARWTRFKSKALTDFTLELAARVHEIRGPQVQTARNIFALPIIEPESEAWFSQNLDDFLAAYDWVAPMAMPLMENIAPRDSNVWLEKLVQEVARRPGALNKTVFELQAREWRVPGELWLDTTQLVKWMTVLQLNGAQNYGYYPDDFLNNSPELESIRPMISSEWYPLP; encoded by the coding sequence ATGTTATTTATACGATTACGAAATTTTGTGATGGTGCTTGGGGTGTTAATGATCGCCGCCTGCGCGCATCCCGTTGACGTGAAATATAGCTCGCCAGCAGAACGTCCTGTTTTAGTTAAGGAACTGCCGTGGAAAACTAATCAATATATTGTTATTGCCTATCACGATGTTGCGGATGAGGGGGCCGATCAACGTTTTATGGCGGTACGAACCAGTGCACTGAATGAACACTTTGTCTGGTTGAGGGAAAATGGTTACCACCCGGTATCCGTTGATGAGATTCTGGCTGCTGGCTCTGGGGGGAAACCGCTACCCGACAGAGCAGTGCTACTGACATTCGATGATGGTTATAGCAGTTTTTATCATCGCGTTTACCCTCTCTTGAAAGCCTATGGTTGGCCTGCGGTACTGGCACCCGTTGGGCGCTGGCTGGACACACCAGAAAACCAGCCGGTGGATTTTAGTGGCGTTCAAATCCCTCGCGATCATTTTCTTACCTGGCAGCAAGTCAGTGAAATGGCGCAATCTGGCCTGGTAGAAATTGGGGCGCATACCTATGACTTACATAAAGGGATCCAGGCAAACCCACAGGGGAATATGGAACCTGCCGCCGTCACTCGTCGCTATTTTCCAGAGAGTAAGCGATATGAAACGCGTGATGAGTATCGTCAACGTTTTGCGCATGATACGGATCTCATTACTCAAAGAATCGCTGACGCGACGGGGAAAAAGCCTCGCGTTTGGGTCTGGCCTTATGGTGCGGTAGGGGGGGATGCGCTAAACATTGTTAAGCAGCGCGGCTATCAGCTAGCGCTAACGCTTGGAAGTGGGCCTGCATCGGCTGACTCGCCGTATAACGTTCCTCGCATACTAATTAACAATAATCCAGATGTGCAACGGTTCGCGCTGTTGGTCAGCTATGCCCGCGAGCATGAGCGCATACGAGTGGCACATATCGATCTGGATTATGTTTATGACACCGATAAAGCTCAGCAGTCGCGTAATGTGGATGCATTAATTCAACGCATTGCCGACTTGCGTATTAATACCGTTTATCTTCAGGCTTTCTCCGACCCGAAGGGTGATGGCAATGTCCAGTCACTCTATTTTCCTAATCGCTGGATGCCTGTCCGAGAAGACTTATTCAATCATGTGGCCTGGCAGCTAGCCTCGCGGGCGCTTGTTCGCGTTTACGCCTGGATGCCGGTGTTGGCTTTTGATATGGATGATAAGACGTTGCAACGCGTTGAGCGGATCGATAGTGAGAGCGAGCAACGCAGTATCAACCCGAGTCAATATAGGCGTTTATCGTTATGGGATTCGAAAGCCAGGAGTCGAATTCTTGATATTTATGAGGATCTTTCCGCCTACACCATGTTTGGTGGCATTTTATTCCATGACGATGCTGTACTTGCAGAGGATGAAGATGCAAGCCATCAGGCTATACAGGCATACCAAGAGGCCGGATTCCCCGACACGATTGCCAACATTCGTCGAGACCCCCAGCTTACGGCACGCTGGACGCGGTTTAAAAGTAAAGCGTTAACGGACTTTACGCTTGAGCTGGCCGCTCGAGTGCATGAGATCCGAGGCCCGCAAGTCCAGACCGCGCGCAACATTTTCGCGCTCCCCATTATTGAGCCAGAGAGTGAAGCATGGTTCTCCCAAAATCTGGATGACTTCCTTGCCGCTTATGATTGGGTTGCCCCCATGGCGATGCCATTGATGGAAAACATCGCGCCCAGGGACAGCAATGTGTGGTTGGAAAAGTTGGTACAAGAAGTGGCCCGCCGCCCCGGCGCGCTGAATAAAACGGTATTTGAACTTCAGGCAAGGGAGTGGCGCGTCCCAGGAGAACTGTGGTTAGACACTACGCAATTGGTTAAATGGATGACCGTGTTGCAACTGAACGGTGCGCAAAATTACGGTTATTATCCGGATGATTTCCTTAATAATTCTCCTGAATTAGAGAGCATCCGCCCCATGATTTCATCAGAATGGTACCCACTGCCATGA
- the pgaA gene encoding poly-beta-1,6 N-acetyl-D-glucosamine export porin PgaA — translation MSVVHSHSSRFNPILFNLLKSFVYFSISVGVAAAESHYDTLISTARQGDISPATSWLDGQSRNRVLTAAEVTDWLLINGWAGKDAEVIRIWKTYSPTMSLPDPALRAAAKSYRNLRQWQSSVELWQRVLQHTPRDDDARSGLILTLADAGQTKRSLELATSRVKREPTAHHWRELAWVQRIAGKHTDSLFSIMQAMRHAPQDKTLLSDYSDILSQNTISAPALKALEDGKFPVFQTDERQRPRELEAAAELVRLAFITSTAENERFVIADRALARYDSLMNQWRTLPSAKTSYRHARIDRLGALLVRYRMEEIISEYQSLLKEGDIPSYARRWVASAYLYLKQPEKAEQILRSVIQEDPSQHFQIIRKGDFFYSLLEDEKVEQAVQLSVQAEEKTPYKKQVYGLPTFIPNDDWVDIKYLRIQSLISHNDLPAAQRLAESLAFSGPGNQALSISLAGVYLNRGWPRRAEVLLKRVELLEPRSFRLETYQGLTALELQEWRQLDQLTDDTVARYPDDFSVKRLARLRQVHHMAELRISGVQGLKSDSPVKGMNDTEIDAVLYSPPFSDHWRVFSGGAFNQSDFTEGRAIHRTIRGGVEFTNRDNWAEAEFSHRNFGFGSDIGARFSYRHDINDVWRIGLNAERLMRNTPLRALKNGVTANGGGGYVRWRQSERRSWQADLSSGWFSDGNRRQEYALSGQERVFSSPYLALDFTPAIGLGSNSKQAVSYYNPQNYVAVLPAFTLDHLLYRHYQTEWHQEINAGVGRYWQKGESAGAITTLGYGQRVRWNDVLDMGVSAQWDKRPYDGKREQNLSLSFDLNYRF, via the coding sequence ATGAGTGTTGTTCATTCTCATTCCAGCAGATTCAATCCAATATTATTTAACTTACTTAAATCATTCGTTTATTTTTCCATTTCTGTCGGTGTCGCGGCGGCAGAATCTCACTATGACACGTTAATTAGCACTGCCCGGCAGGGAGATATCTCCCCTGCGACATCATGGCTTGATGGGCAATCCAGAAATCGCGTACTGACCGCTGCCGAGGTGACCGACTGGCTGCTCATTAACGGTTGGGCGGGAAAGGATGCAGAAGTGATCCGGATTTGGAAAACCTATTCGCCAACGATGTCGCTGCCCGATCCGGCACTGAGAGCGGCGGCTAAGTCCTACCGTAATCTCCGTCAGTGGCAGTCGTCGGTGGAATTATGGCAGCGGGTTTTACAGCACACTCCACGGGATGATGATGCACGTAGTGGTTTGATACTGACCCTTGCCGATGCCGGGCAGACAAAAAGGTCGTTGGAACTTGCCACGTCTCGCGTTAAGCGCGAGCCAACGGCGCACCATTGGCGTGAATTAGCGTGGGTGCAGCGTATTGCGGGGAAACATACTGATTCCCTCTTTTCTATCATGCAAGCCATGCGCCATGCACCGCAGGATAAAACTCTGCTTTCTGATTACAGCGATATTCTTTCCCAGAATACGATTAGCGCCCCGGCGTTGAAAGCGTTGGAAGACGGCAAATTTCCTGTCTTCCAGACTGATGAAAGGCAACGCCCGCGAGAGCTGGAAGCGGCGGCGGAGTTGGTCCGTCTTGCGTTTATCACGTCCACAGCGGAAAACGAACGCTTCGTTATCGCGGATCGCGCTTTGGCCCGTTATGACAGCCTGATGAATCAATGGCGAACGCTTCCTTCGGCAAAAACCAGCTATCGCCACGCCCGAATTGATCGGCTAGGTGCGTTGCTCGTCCGCTATCGCATGGAAGAAATTATTTCGGAATACCAATCACTCCTCAAAGAGGGGGATATTCCCAGCTATGCGCGACGCTGGGTGGCTTCTGCCTATCTCTATTTGAAGCAGCCTGAAAAAGCAGAGCAGATTCTCCGTTCGGTAATACAAGAAGACCCTTCGCAACACTTTCAGATAATACGGAAAGGCGATTTTTTCTACAGCCTCCTGGAGGATGAGAAAGTTGAACAGGCCGTGCAGTTGTCAGTTCAGGCTGAAGAAAAAACGCCTTATAAGAAACAGGTTTATGGCTTGCCAACCTTCATACCTAACGACGATTGGGTTGACATCAAATACCTGCGAATACAGTCGCTGATTTCTCATAACGACCTTCCTGCGGCGCAACGGTTGGCGGAAAGTCTGGCTTTTAGTGGGCCAGGAAACCAAGCGCTGAGCATCAGCTTGGCCGGGGTTTATCTCAACAGAGGATGGCCGCGTCGTGCCGAAGTGCTATTAAAGCGAGTTGAGTTGTTGGAACCCAGATCGTTCCGATTGGAAACTTATCAAGGGCTCACGGCATTGGAATTGCAAGAGTGGCGTCAGCTTGATCAGTTGACCGACGATACGGTGGCTCGCTACCCGGATGATTTCTCTGTGAAACGATTAGCGCGTTTGCGTCAGGTTCATCACATGGCGGAGCTGCGTATTTCCGGCGTTCAGGGCCTCAAGTCTGACAGTCCAGTCAAGGGGATGAATGACACGGAGATTGATGCCGTGCTCTATAGCCCGCCGTTTTCCGACCATTGGCGAGTGTTCTCTGGGGGGGCTTTTAATCAAAGTGATTTCACTGAAGGACGGGCTATCCATCGCACTATTCGTGGCGGTGTGGAATTTACTAATCGCGACAATTGGGCTGAGGCTGAGTTTTCACACCGAAATTTTGGATTTGGCTCTGACATCGGTGCGCGTTTCTCCTATCGGCATGACATTAATGACGTTTGGCGTATCGGCCTTAATGCTGAGCGGCTAATGCGCAACACACCGCTACGGGCACTTAAGAATGGCGTAACGGCGAATGGCGGTGGGGGATATGTGCGTTGGCGGCAAAGTGAACGACGCTCATGGCAGGCAGATCTGTCGAGCGGCTGGTTCTCTGATGGCAACAGACGTCAGGAATACGCGCTGAGTGGGCAAGAGCGAGTCTTTTCATCTCCGTATTTAGCCCTGGATTTCACCCCGGCGATCGGTTTGGGGTCAAACAGCAAGCAGGCCGTTTCTTATTACAATCCGCAGAATTATGTGGCTGTGTTACCGGCCTTCACCCTCGATCACTTGCTTTACCGACATTACCAGACGGAGTGGCATCAAGAGATAAATGCTGGCGTAGGACGTTACTGGCAAAAAGGTGAATCCGCAGGGGCTATCACCACGCTCGGATACGGGCAAAGAGTCCGGTGGAATGACGTGCTGGATATGGGAGTGAGTGCCCAGTGGGATAAGCGGCCATACGACGGTAAGCGGGAGCAAAATTTGTCGTTGTCTTTTGATTTGAATTATCGGTTTTGA
- a CDS encoding DUF4810 domain-containing protein has protein sequence MLSHKKILLLLAATVLAGCASAPKTIYSWDNYQPAIYDYYQQDKVGPEQQILALNESIEKAKAANKPVPPGLYAQLGLLYANTGRDSEARQQFETEKAKFPESAPFMDFLLSKNKGNIK, from the coding sequence ATGTTATCTCATAAGAAAATTCTCCTGCTGCTGGCAGCGACTGTACTGGCTGGCTGTGCGTCCGCGCCGAAAACGATTTACAGTTGGGACAACTATCAGCCTGCGATTTATGATTATTATCAACAAGACAAGGTTGGGCCAGAGCAACAAATTCTTGCTCTGAATGAATCAATCGAGAAAGCGAAAGCCGCAAACAAACCTGTCCCACCGGGACTCTATGCTCAACTTGGGTTGCTGTACGCCAATACTGGTCGTGATAGTGAAGCTCGCCAACAGTTTGAAACTGAAAAAGCGAAATTCCCTGAATCAGCACCTTTCATGGACTTCCTGTTGAGTAAAAATAAAGGGAATATTAAATGA
- a CDS encoding MFS transporter, whose translation MQSPKKWLILAIVSSALFLIVIDMTVLYTALPTLTHDLHATASDKLWIVNIYALVASGLLLGMGTLGDKLGHKPLFISGLVVFGTASLLAAYSPSPGILIAARALLAVGAAMMMPATLSIIRLTFADERERALAIGIWAAVASGGAAFGPVMGGILLEYFWWGSVFLINVPVVLLALTMGITVIPHRAGNASHRWDVIGSLLIMVGLIGVTYAIKELGKRVPSYEDALIALLIGIAFITLFVRRQRNSTHPLVDFSLFRLRPFSAAVAAAIVAAAALIGMELAFTQRLQLVVGLSPLQAGLFILPLSLASFISGPLTGKILPHVNSGKILAVGLLISGLGMGSYLLLHNAPIIIQVISLTVIGAGVGSTMTAASSTIMHVAPAEKAGMAASIEEVSYELGGATGVTLMGSLLSFAYSATFMLPTGFAVPDTAYDSLDEALIFAESLPENMQRTLITQAHAAFDSGFSAVLAVATLILLLTSAFVWITRHNKQQSRKTADA comes from the coding sequence ATGCAATCACCCAAAAAGTGGCTGATTTTGGCCATTGTTTCCAGTGCCCTGTTCCTGATTGTTATCGACATGACGGTGCTGTACACCGCGCTCCCTACGCTAACCCATGACTTGCACGCCACTGCATCGGATAAGCTATGGATTGTTAATATTTATGCGCTGGTTGCCTCCGGTTTGCTGCTGGGCATGGGCACACTGGGCGATAAGTTAGGCCATAAGCCTTTATTTATCTCTGGTCTGGTAGTTTTTGGTACCGCGTCATTGCTGGCGGCTTATTCGCCCAGCCCCGGTATTCTTATCGCCGCTCGTGCACTGCTGGCGGTTGGGGCGGCAATGATGATGCCTGCCACCCTCTCAATTATCCGTCTGACCTTCGCTGATGAACGGGAACGCGCGCTAGCGATTGGCATCTGGGCGGCGGTGGCATCCGGCGGTGCGGCGTTTGGTCCCGTGATGGGCGGGATACTGCTTGAGTACTTCTGGTGGGGATCGGTTTTCCTCATCAATGTACCGGTTGTGCTGCTTGCGCTCACCATGGGAATCACCGTGATTCCACATCGGGCGGGTAACGCCTCACACCGCTGGGATGTCATCGGTTCCCTATTAATCATGGTAGGTTTGATTGGTGTGACCTATGCCATAAAAGAACTGGGCAAGCGAGTTCCCTCTTATGAAGATGCGCTGATCGCGCTGCTTATTGGCATAGCATTCATCACTCTGTTCGTTCGGCGTCAGCGTAACAGCACGCACCCTTTAGTGGATTTCTCTCTCTTCCGCCTGCGGCCTTTCAGCGCCGCTGTGGCAGCAGCCATCGTGGCGGCGGCCGCCTTGATCGGAATGGAACTGGCTTTCACACAGCGGTTGCAGTTAGTGGTCGGGCTATCCCCGCTACAGGCAGGGTTGTTTATTTTACCGCTGTCGTTGGCTTCCTTTATCTCCGGCCCGTTGACCGGAAAGATATTGCCGCACGTGAATAGCGGGAAAATACTGGCGGTAGGCCTGCTGATTTCGGGACTGGGAATGGGGAGCTATCTACTACTGCACAATGCCCCCATTATCATACAAGTCATCAGCTTGACGGTGATTGGTGCTGGCGTGGGGTCAACCATGACAGCCGCATCGAGCACTATTATGCACGTTGCGCCTGCTGAAAAAGCAGGTATGGCAGCGTCAATCGAAGAAGTGTCCTATGAATTGGGGGGCGCGACAGGGGTGACATTGATGGGCAGTTTGCTGTCTTTCGCTTATTCCGCAACGTTTATGCTACCTACCGGGTTTGCCGTACCGGACACCGCCTATGACAGCCTGGATGAAGCATTAATTTTTGCCGAATCCTTACCAGAAAATATGCAGCGAACGCTTATTACACAGGCACATGCCGCTTTTGATTCTGGATTTTCCGCCGTGCTGGCAGTCGCCACGCTGATCCTGTTGCTAACCTCTGCCTTCGTCTGGATAACGCGTCATAATAAGCAGCAATCGCGTAAGACTGCTGATGCATAG